Within Vallitalea okinawensis, the genomic segment ATTTTTTCAATCATTAGATCACCTTCTATAAGCCATTTCTTCTTGTATTATAGCACACTATTAATAGCAAATTAAAGTATGCTTATTCTCTTTTATTTCTTAAATAATTCAAGGTTAACTTCAATAATATAGAATATATTTCTTAGATGTAGTCTATCTCTTTTAGATTGTCCTTTATTAGTGCTATAATACACTTAAATGATATAAAACTTATTAATTATATAGGGGAGGTTATCGGGATGAAAAAGGGTGATTTTATATGGGGAGCCATCTTACTTTTAGCAGTATTTATTATCATTTCTCCATTTACTAAAGATGCTTTTATCGCTTTCACAACAAGTTATCCCTACCTAGGGGGCTTTCTGAAATTTGCTTTATTAGCTACAATGGGAGAGATGCTTGCTGTCAGAATTAGATCTGGTAAGTGGGTTAAACTCAGTGGATTGGGTTATCGTGCATTTATATGGGGTTTTATAGGTGTTGTCATTACTTTAATTTTTGTTATATTTGCTACTGGAGTAGAGGGAGCTATGGAAAAAAATTATTTACCTGGTCTTCATTCACCATTTCTAAGTGCATTTTTCATTAGTACTATTATGAATATCATTTTTGCACCTACAATGATGGGTTTTCACAAGTTAACAGATTCATATATTGATTTGAAGTTCGGCCAAAAAACAAAAGTAGTCAAATTGGAGCAAGTTATAAATCATGTTGACTGGTATGGATTTATTCATTTTGTTTTATTCAAAACAATTCCACTCTTTTGGATACCAGCACATACTATAACCTTTCTTTTACCACCTGAATATCGTGTAGTCGTTGCTGCCCTTTTATCTGTAGCTTTAGGTATCTTACTTGCTATTCCCAAGAAAAAATAATGTGTCCCAATGAGGAGTTGACTTTAGCAGAGATAATTATTTTCTCTGCTTTTTTTGTGACTGACGTCATTTAACAACAATCATGATGAAGACGGATACAAAAGTTTAATGCAACTTGTCCAGCATCAGGAAAACATATGGTAACAGTAAGAATTGAATCAATGTCTGCCATTATTATAGTTCTTGTGTCGACTAATGTTAGATTAAAAAATTCTAAAGTTCCATCCTTTTTAAAGATAATAACAAAAAAAAGCGAAACTGTACCAGTTTTTTCAGTATTGAAACTCATTGTAGCCACTTGATTAATTAAACCATTTGAAACCCATATTTGATCAACTCTAATTGTAGATGCATCGCAAGGAAAAAGAAAACACTGCTTCACTTCATCCGCTACTCTTTTTGAAGAACAATTGTTCATTATTATCAACTCCTTTCTCATCTTTTCTTCTTTAGTATATTAGAGGTATTTAAATCTTAATAACTAACAACATTCATAATTGCAAATAACGCAAAGCTTAAATCTACAAACACCAGTACCAGCAATACATACAACATCAATTTGTGTA encodes:
- a CDS encoding S-Ena type endospore appendage, producing MNNCSSKRVADEVKQCFLFPCDASTIRVDQIWVSNGLINQVATMSFNTEKTGTVSLFFVIIFKKDGTLEFFNLTLVDTRTIIMADIDSILTVTICFPDAGQVALNFCIRLHHDCC